A DNA window from Palaemon carinicauda isolate YSFRI2023 chromosome 39, ASM3689809v2, whole genome shotgun sequence contains the following coding sequences:
- the LOC137631439 gene encoding uncharacterized protein — protein MEAEYRSLTSLRGHITRGLNYMTDALTSDAGVRYLELQSASLEKRWNSYESRWDIFVDKYIDESGHDEREARHIDLQDKYHEIQLKLSLYMKQFSPISQSNPHGSTNSMIKVKLPEIKLKEFSGDPLDWTRFWNQFSTSIHLKKDIDDVTKYVYLTQCIKGNAQKLLAGFKGEASDYGDAIKALTEMYGDPKKIRRTLLRSLINLGKPKYVRSEIFDFKVDLENLLMQIGHDSEIDVSSNEMILRELIVLKLPKEVEDFMFGLYKTMYFSVSQIKEGLQHLLNFMEQENKGSANKGTPEVNKIRFQSPAKPSSPFKGSNTVGTYTTLSNYSCIYCKGKHRPFDCTIYSSLNARRERLKVLNRCIKCTKVHQSTECATILNMCPHCRRGKHHSFLCISSPGSVGTPNIGKSTVTSKDINSDKLNGDPIKTNQVMSIINKQSSHQNYSVALPTAMVTVRSEDGQLISVRCLFDSGSQRSFIHKDLANKLSLRTVSTVNMILNSFDGMGDSRDYEIVNPVVSLGSRKKRVTLVVVKDMPEPIITPGLCDTMRDLDKIGYHLADRDIKSDKIDNIKMLIGADFLGNYLSGMRQVNNVDLLESPGGYLFYGLIPHRGTDHIHCNSALVARVSVELGENAPLLVDPRTISSAVVDDTLPVHKLWDLDVVGIIPSQVSPSDVETISKYETTVLHRNGRYWVELPFKHNHPFLPTNYSVALGQMYNQLKRFQHQPDHLKCYDNIIKEQLKLDFIEEVENPVISPNTHYLPHHAVRKNSSTTPLRVVYNCSAKPSKSSASLNDCLMTGPSLTEKLFDLLVRFRMNKFACIADIEKAFLQIGLQQHHRDFTRFLWLEDPFDKNSRVKTYRFKSVLFGATCSPFLLQMTLQYHFQRSHSPYSGVLLSSFYVDNFQHNADNEQQLVELYDVANAEMIKAGMNLRQWNSNSKLLKDHISQSTEESLEFPLVDKILGLNWELSSDSLFVNLCKFETLQYVTKRQLLSLVSSCFDPLGMCVPILIKGKILIQEAWKENIGWDVKLPPSFLDRWNTLACELSELPTFKFPRCICWMGDSYRLHVFVDASTTANGAVCYLSNNNQSNFVASKARVTPLKTRTIPQLEITALQLGTQFACCIRDLFHHFFIEEVIIWSDSEVALQWLKNNKCKITYVQNRVAQIKEIGSSFKFLYVSTKENPADLLTRGISITQFRKSRLWTHGPSWLSCPEKWPEQRFLVMICEIVSEIVPEVPIPEPIFDYSNYSSLGKLLNVTRIVYNFIMCVKSGIRLVDPLVYWIRYVQDTHYPRICAFLRKELNGLEQDKLQFIKDIGLYYDESTGLIHSRGRLHHSNLDQSTKFPILIPSKSHLANLLIGFAHEKCLHGGVKETLSYLRRQYWIPKVISTIKKFLRHCVNCKRVEGRRFDYPGPPPLPAVRVQFTRPFFHTGIDFSGPITITKTEDGKPHKYYIVLFTCTASRLVH, from the coding sequence ATGGAGGCTGAATACAGGTCACTGACCAGTTTGCGTGGTCATATCACGCGAGGTCTAAATTATATGACCGATGCCCTAACCAGTGATGCAGGAGTTCGTTATTTAGAACTTCAAAGTGCTTCTTTAGAGAAAAGGTGGAACAGTTACGAATCTCGATGGGACatatttgttgataaatatattgatgaaagtgGTCATGATGAGAGGGAGGCTAGACATATTGACCTCCAagataaatatcatgaaattcAACTTAAGCTGTCATTGTATATGAAACAATTTTCCCCAATCTCTCAAAGTAATCCGCATGGTAGTACTAATTCTATGATTAAGGTAAAGTTGcctgaaataaaattgaaagagtTTTCAGGAGACCCTCTAGACTGGACTAGATTTTGGAATCAATTTAGTACATCTATTCATttaaagaaagacatagatgatgttactaaatatgtatatctaacccAATGTATTAAGGGCAATGCTCAAAAGCTACTTGCAGGTTTTAAGGGTGAAGCTTCTGATTATGGTGATGCCATTAAGGCGCTAACTGAAATGTATGGGGATCCAAAGAAGATAAGGCGAACTTTACTTAGGTCTTTGATTAATTTAGGGAAGCCTAAATATGTTAgaagtgaaatatttgattttaaggttGATTTGGAGAACTTGCTCATGCAAATAGGTCATGATTCTGAGATTGATGTGTCGTCAAATGAGATGATATTGAGGGAACTTATTGTGTTAAAACTACCAAAAGAGGTAGAAGATTTTATGTTTGGTCTTTATAAAACCATGTACTTTAGTGTGAGTCAGATAAAGGAAGGTCTTCAACACTTATTAAATTttatggaacaagaaaataaagGGAGTGCTAATAAGGGAACACCAGAAGTCAATAAAATTCGTTTCCAGTCACCAGCAAAACCTTCATCTCCATTTAAGGGTTCAAATACTGTAGGTACTTACACTACACTTAGTAATTATTCTTGCATATATTGTAAGGGAAAACATAGACCCTTTGACTGTACGATTTATAGCTCTCTAAATGCTAGGAGGGAAAGGTTGAAGGTATTGAATCGATGTATTAAATGTACTAAGGTACATCAGTCAACTGAGTGTGCCACCATTCTTAATATGTGTCCTCATTGTAGAAGAGGAAAACATCATTCGTTCCTTTGTATTAGTTCTCCAGGTTCAGTTGGTACTCCAAATATTGGTAAGTCCACAGTAACTAGCAAGGATATTAACAGTGATAAATTGAATGGTGACCCTATAAAAACGAATCAAGTGATGTCTATAATTAATAAACAGTCTTCTCATCAAAACTATAGTGTAGCTCTTCCTACTGCAATGGTAACTGTTAGATCAGAAGATGGTCAGTTAATCTCAGTCAGGTGCCTCTTTGATAGTGGAAGTCAACGTTCCTTCATTCATAAAGATTTGGCCAATAAGTTAAGCCTCAGAACAGTTTCTACtgtaaatatgattttgaatagttttgatggTATGGGTGATTCCAGGGATTATGAGATTGTTAACCCTGTAGTTTCTTTGGGAAGTAGGAAAAAGAGAGTAACATTGGTTGTTGTGAAGGATATGCCTGAACCGATAATAACTCCTGGCCTTTGTGACACGATGAGAGATCTTGATAAGATAGGTTATCATCTTGCAGATAGAGATATAAAATCAGATAAAATTGACAATATAAAAATGCTTATAGGTGCAGATTTCCTGGGAAATTATTTATCAGGTATGAGACAAGTGAATAATGTAGATTTACTTGAATCTCCAGGTGGCTATTTATTTTATGGCCTCATTCCACATAGAGGTACGGATCATATTCATTGTAATAGTGCCCTTGTTGCTAGAGTGAGTGTCGAGTTAGGAGAAAATGCTCCATTGTTGGTTGATCCTCGCACAATAAGCTCTGCCGTGGTTGATGATACTCTTCCTGTGCATAAATTGTGGGATCTTGATGTAGTTGGAATCATTCCTTCACAAGTTTCGCCAAGTGATGtagaaactatttcaaaatatgaaactacTGTTTTGCATAGAAATGGAAGATACTGGGTGGAATTACCATTCAAGCATAATCATCCTTTTCTCCCAACTAATTATAGTGTAGCATTAGGTCAAATGTATAATCAACTAAAAAGGTTCCAGCATCAACCAGATCATTTGAAATGTTATGATAACATAATCAAGGAACAATTAAAGTTGGATTTTATTGAGGAGGTTGAAAATCCTGTAATAAGTCCTAACACCCACTATCTTCCACATCATGCAGTCAGAAAGAACTCCTCCACTACACCCCTTAGAGTGGTGTATAATTGTAGTGCAAAGCCAAGTAAATCCTCTGCATCATTGAATGATTGTCTCATGACCGGTCCGTCATTAACGgagaaattatttgatttgttaGTCAGGTTTAGAATGAATAAATTTGCCTGCATAGCTGATATTGAGAAGGCCTTTCTGCAGATTGGATTGCAACAGCATCACAGAGATTTTACTAGATTTTTGTGGTTAGAAGATCCATTTGACAAAAATAGTAGAGTAAAAACATATAGGTTTAAATCGGTTCTCTTTGGTGCTACTTGCAGCCCTTTTTTATTGCAGATGACCTTACAGTATCATTTTCAAAGATCACATTCACCCTATTCAGGTGTTCTATTATCTAGTTTTTATGTGGATAATTTTCAGCACAATGCTGATAATGAACAGCAGTTGGTGGAATTATATGATGTGGCCAATGCTGAAATGATTAAGGCTGGAATGAATCTGAGACAATGGAACAGTAATTCAAAATTACTTAAGGATCATATAAGCCAGAGTACAGAGGAGTCATTGGAATTTCCACTTGTGGACAAAATATTAGGTTTGAATTGGGAACTTTCAAGTGATTCATTATTTGTAAATCTGTGTAAATTTGAAACATTACAGTATGTTACGAAGAGACAATTACTGTCTCTTGTATCTTCTTGTTTTGACCCTTTGGGTATGTGTGTGCCTATTTTGATTAAAGGGAAGATATTAATTCAAGAAGCATGGAAAGAAAATATTGGTTGGGATGTAAAATTACCACCCTCATTTCTTGACAGATGGAATACTTTGGCTTGTGAATTATCAGAGCTCCCAACCTTCAAATTTCCTAGATGTATCTGTTGGATGGGAGACTCTTATAGACTTCATGTTTTTGTAGATGCCAGTACTACTGCCAATGGTGCAGTTTGTTATCTCAGTAATAACAATCAATCTAATTTTGTAGCTAGCAAGGCCAGAGTAACCCCACTGAAAACTCGTACTATACCTCAGTTAGAAATAACGGCATTACAGCTAGGTACTCAATTTGCATGCTGTATCAGAGacctttttcatcatttctttattgaaGAAGTCATAATTTGGTCAGACTCAGAAGTTGCTCTCCAatggcttaaaaataataaatgtaaaattacctaCGTTCAAAATAGAGTAGCTCAAATAAAGGAAATAGGAtcctctttcaagtttttatatgtatCCACCAAAGAGAACCCTGCAGATCTCCTAACAAGGGGTATTAGTATTACTCAGTTTCGTAAGTCTCGTTTATGGACCCATGGACCTTCATGGTTATCCTGTCCTGAAAAATGGCCTGaacagagatttttagtaatgattTGTGAAATTGTTTCAGAGATTGTTCCTGAAGTGCCTATTCCAGAACCTATTTTTGATTATAGTAACTACTCATCGCTTGGGAAGTTGTTGAATGTTACTagaattgtttataatttcattatgtGTGTTAAATCTGGTATTAGATTAGTCGATCCTCTTGTGTATTGGATCAGATATGTTCAAGATACACATTATCCCAGAATTTGTGCCTTCCTTAGGAAGGAATTGAACGGTCTTGAGCAGGATAAACTGCAATTTATTAAAGATATAGGTCTTTACTATGATGAGTCTACTGGTCTTATTCATAGTCGTGGTAGACTACACCATTCTAATTTAGACCAGAGTACCAAATTTCCTATCTTAATACCTTCCAAGAGTCATTTAGCTAATCTCTTAATTGGTTTTGCTCATGAAAAATGTCTGCATGgtggagttaaagaaactttgtccTATCTTCGCAGACAATATTGGATACCAAAGGTGATATCAACCATTAAGAAGTTCTTAAGACATTGTGTAAATTGTAAGAGAGTTGAAGGTAGGAGATTTGATTACCCTGGTCCTCCTCCACTTCCAGCTGTAAGAGTTCAATTTACGCGGCCATTTTTTCATACTGGCATTGATTTTTCAGGTCCCATTACCATAACCAAAACTGAAGATGGTAAAcctcataaatattatatagtacTTTTTACATGTACTGCATCAAGACTAGTTCATTAA
- the LOC137631440 gene encoding uncharacterized protein: MNCLKKVLFKKRVNADELETVLKEIQCKLNNRPLTYIDAETPIEPLAPIHLWCGRIINPMPSVELDSQEDPNFLDHSEFNKRYSQVSVILNHFENMWRNEYLTALREKHYGGSQACQDKAPLVGDVVIVERPGPQHEWPLGRIVKLYPDKENIIRVVDVLYNGSISKRTIDKLVPLEIHSPLINSTIVQGEESQPNVSGETKQIHGDSVSEVLPLRKAALKAAKLRQYLIDNDQI; the protein is encoded by the coding sequence ATGAACTGTTTAAAAAAGGTGCTGTTCAAGAAAAGAGTTAATGCAGATGAATTAGAAACTGTGTTGAAGGAAATTCAGTGTAAATTGAATAATCGTCCCTTAACTTACATAGATGCAGAAACTCCCATCGAACCTCTTGCCCCAATTCATTTATGGTGTGGTAGGATCATAAATCCTATGCCATCAGTAGAGCTAGATAGTCAAGAAGATCCAAACTTTTTGGATCATAGCGAATTCAATAAACGTTACAGCCAAGTGTCTGTTATTCTTAACCACTTTGAAAATATGTGGAGAAATGAATACTTAACTGCATTACGTGAGAAACATTACGGTGGCTCACAAGCATGTCAGGATAAAGCTCCACTTGTAGGGGACGTAGTTATTGTTGAACGGCCAGGTCCgcaacatgagtggcctttaggtcgtattgttaaattgtatccAGATAAAGAAAACATCATAAGAGTAGTGGATGTTCTGTACAATGGATCTATAAGTAAGCGTACCATAGACAAATTGGTTCCTTTGGAAATCCACTCGCCACTTATAAACTCCACAATAGTGCAGGGTGAAGAATCACAACCTAACGTTAGTGGTGAAACCAAACAGATTCATGGAGATAGTGTGAGTGAAGTGCTTCCTTTAAGGAAAGCAGCTTTAAAAGCTGCCAAGCTCCGTCAATATCTTATTGATAATGATCAAATTTaa